A window of the Cicer arietinum cultivar CDC Frontier isolate Library 1 chromosome 6, Cicar.CDCFrontier_v2.0, whole genome shotgun sequence genome harbors these coding sequences:
- the LOC101509643 gene encoding heavy metal-associated isoprenylated plant protein 26-like: MGALDHISEFFDCSYSSSKLKKKRKQFQTVEVKVKMDCEGCERKVKKSVKGMKGVTQVEVERKANKVTVTGYVEPSKVVARIAHRTGKRVELWPYVPYDVVAHPYAPGVYDKKAPSGYVRNANYDPNVSNLARASSTEVTYTTAFSDDNPTACVVM, from the exons ATGGGTGCTTTGGATCACATCTCCGAGTTCTTTGATTGCTCTTACAGCAGTtccaaattaaagaaaaagcGCAAGCAATTCCAG ACGGTGGAGGTGAAAGTGAAGATGGATTGTGAAGGGTGCGAGAGAAAAGTGAAAAAGTCAGTGAAAGGAATGAAAGGGGTAACACAAGTGGAAGTGGAACGCAAAGCAAACAAAGTAACCGTTACGGGGTACGTGGAACCGTCCAAGGTAGTTGCTCGCATCGCACATCGAACGGGGAAAAGGGTTGAGCTATGGCCTTATGTACCATACGACGTCGTTGCGCATCCTTATGCACCTGGTGTATACGACAAAAAAGCACCCTCTGGTTACGTTAGAAACGCTAATTATGACCCTAATGTTTCTAACCTCGCGCGTGCTAGTTCCACTGAAGTTACATATACCACCGCTTTTAGCGATGATAACCCCACCGCATGTGTTGTTATGTGA
- the LOC101509329 gene encoding WD-40 repeat-containing protein MSI3-like: MAEDYETETETETGVEQQFSVWKRNTPLLYDLVISHPLQWPSLTVHFLPSPPQPHSHPSLNLHKLLLGTHTAQGEPNYLMLAEASIPANISQPIIADDPEDPIIPKVEITQKILVNGEVNRARSMPQNPSVVAAKTCNAEVYVFDFTKQRGDGFDPDFRLKGHDQEGYGLSWSTLKKGHLLSGSNDHKICFWDVHAESQSNVLDAVHVYEGHESLVEDVSWHLKNENLFGSGGDDCKLIIWDLRTNKAQHSLQPHEREVNFVSFNPYNEWILATASSDTTVGLFDIRKLDVPLHFLSGHTDEVFQVEWDPHHETVLASSSGDRRLVVWDLNKIGDELIEGDDEGGPPELLFSHGGHKGKISDFSWNQNQPWVISSVAEDNSFHVWHMSENIYNDGDDDDDDTWMGSDQH, encoded by the exons ATGGCGGAAGATTACGAAACTGAGACTGAAACAGAAACCGGAGTTGAACAACAGTTCTCCGTTTGGAAGAGAAACACTCCTCTCTTATACGATCTTGTCATATCTCACCCTCTTCAATGGCCTTCTCTCACCGTTCACTTTCTTCCCTCTCCTCCTCAACCCCACTCTCATCCTTCCCTCAACCTCCACAAGCTTCTCCTCGGCACTCACACTGCTCAAGGCGAACCTAACTACCTCATGCTCGCCGAAGCCTCCATTCCTGCAAATATATCTCAACCCATCATCGCTGATGATCCTGAAGACCCCATTATTCccaag GTAGAGATTACTCAAAAGATTCTTGTTAATGGAGAGGTGAATAGGGCGCGTTCTATGCCACAAAACCCTAGTGTTGTTGCTGCGAAGACTTGTAATGCTGAGGTATATGTGTTTGATTTTACAAAGCAGCGTGGGGATGGTTTTGATCCTGATTTCAGGTTGAAGGGTCATGATCAAGAAGGTTATGGTTTGTCTTGGAGCACTTTAAAGAAAGGGCACCTTTTGAGTGGTTCTAATGACCATAAGATTTGCTTCTGGGATGTACATGCTGAATCTCAAAGCAATGTTCTTGACGCTGTTCATGTTTATGAG GGTCATGAAAGTCTTGTTGAAGATGTGTCCTGGCATTTGAAGAATGAGAATTTATTTGGGTCTGGGGGAGATGACTGCAAGCTGATAATTTGGGACTTACGGACAAACAAAGCCCAACATTCACTCCAACCCCATGAAAGGGAG GTgaactttgtttctttcaatcCGTATAATGAATGGATTTTGGCTACAGCTTCTTCGGACACCACAGTTGGTCTCTTTGATATACGGAAGCTTGATGTTCCACTACATTTTCTAAGTGGCCATAC AGATGAGGTATTCCAGGTAGAGTGGGATCCTCATCACGAGACCGTGTTGGCATCTTCTAGTGGTGACAGAAGGCTGGTGGTTTGGGACCTTAACAA GATTGGGGATGAGCTAATAGAAGGAGATGATGAGGGGGGTCCTCCTGAACTACTCTTCTCTCATGGGGGTCACAAAGGAAAAATATCAGATTTTTCATGGAATCAAAACCAGCCATGGGTAATCTCAAGTGTAGCTGAGGACAATTCTTTCCATGTCTGGCATATGTCTGAAAACATTTACaatgatggtgatgatgatgatgatgacacTTGGATGGGCAGTGACCAGCACTAA